The following proteins are co-located in the Desulfobaccales bacterium genome:
- a CDS encoding YHS domain-containing protein, which translates to MSGFIRLTLFPLLMWAALSLPAWGQPAGSQPQILCPVMGAQVNRGIYVDYQGQRIYFCCAACIDLFKKNPEKYLQEMKKAGVSPEKAPSDK; encoded by the coding sequence ATGTCAGGCTTTATCCGGCTTACCCTTTTCCCCCTCCTCATGTGGGCGGCCCTGTCCTTGCCGGCTTGGGGCCAGCCTGCCGGCAGCCAGCCCCAGATTCTCTGCCCGGTCATGGGGGCCCAGGTCAACCGGGGGATCTATGTGGATTATCAGGGCCAGCGCATCTATTTCTGTTGCGCTGCCTGTATTGACCTCTTCAAGAAGAATCCGGAGAAGTACCTCCAAGAGATGAAAAAGGCGGGGGTCAGCCCGGAGAAAGCCCCCTCCGACAAGTGA
- a CDS encoding response regulator, translating into MADRNRHVRDLLRRELRAEGYEVAEAWDGHEVWQRLTGPDPPDVLILDPDLPYLEDLVEMAQFQEHPPTVPLILYMFREEEPQVPLPQAAARLEKREDPRPLKEVVARILKHRQGGAGPGE; encoded by the coding sequence GTGGCCGATCGCAACCGGCACGTGCGGGATCTGCTCCGGCGGGAATTGCGGGCCGAAGGCTATGAGGTGGCGGAGGCCTGGGACGGACATGAGGTCTGGCAGCGGCTCACCGGCCCGGACCCGCCGGATGTGCTCATCCTGGACCCGGACCTGCCCTATCTGGAAGACCTGGTGGAGATGGCCCAGTTCCAGGAACACCCTCCCACCGTGCCCTTGATCCTTTACATGTTCCGGGAGGAGGAACCGCAGGTCCCCCTGCCCCAGGCTGCCGCCCGGCTGGAGAAGCGGGAGGACCCCCGCCCCCTCAAGGAGGTGGTGGCCCGGATCCTGAAGCACCGCCAGGGAGGAGCCGGCCCCGGCGAGTAA